The following are encoded together in the Monodelphis domestica isolate mMonDom1 chromosome 5, mMonDom1.pri, whole genome shotgun sequence genome:
- the TRIOBP gene encoding TRIO and F-actin-binding protein isoform X6 has product MWQPDLLNFKKGWMSILDEPGEWKKHWFVLTDSSLKYYRDSNAEEADELDGEIDLRSCTDVTEFPVQRNYGFQIHTKEAIFTLSAMTSGIRRNWIEALRKTVRPASAPDVTKLSDSNKENTIHGYSSQKGSSRAEEQRPAPEVIGRSTGRKADGPRQSFDYVELSPLHQGAPQRRGGSVRGAKQEELERDLAQRSEERRKWFEASNSRAGEPAAGEGPRKALGGPLTEDQQSRLSDEIEKKWLELERLPLRESKRVPLTALLPQSKGEHKGPPGDSTEALEKEVQSLRAQLESCRLRGDGSRDPPKPHEDGHIPRGFISQEACERSLAEMESSHQQVMEELQRHHQRELERLQQEKEWLLAEETAATASAIEAMKKAFKEELNKELGKTRSLQQGPESLRKQHQSDVDSLKRELQVLSEQYSQKCLEIGDLTRQAEERERILQHCQQEGKGLLRQNQELHSRLSEEIGQLRNFIASQASSEGHGRNNERNSYELKMLLRVKENELQYLKKEVQCLRDELQMIYKDKRFASGKYQDVYVELNHIKTRSEWEIEQLKEHLRLAMAALREKESLRNNLDN; this is encoded by the exons TGGAAGAAGCACTGGTTTGTGTTGACTGACTCCAGCCTCAAGTATTACCGGGACTCAAATGCCGAGGAG GCTGATGAGCTGGACGGAGAGATCGACCTGCGTTCCTGCACCGATGTGACTGAGTTCCCCGTCCAGCGCAACTATGGCTTCCAGATCCAC ACCAAAGAAGCCATCTTCACGCTGTCGGCCATGACGTCGGGCATCCGCAGGAACTGGATTGAGGCCCTGAGGAAGACGGTGCGGCCAGCCAGTGCCCCCGATGTCACCAA GCTGTCCGACAGCAACAAGGAGAACACCATCCACGGCTACAGCTCCCAGAAGGGCTCGTCCAGGGCCGAGGAGCAGCGTCCGGCCCCGGAAGTCATCGGCCGGAGCACCGGCCGGAAGGCGGACGGGCCGCGCCAGTCCTTCGACTACGTGGAGCTCTCCCCGCTGCACCAGGGCGCGCCGCAGCGCCGGGGGGGCAGCGTGCGGGGGGCCAAGCAGGAGGAGCTGGAGCGGGACCTGGCCCAGCGCTCCGAGGAGCGCCGCAAGTGGTTCGAGGCGAGCAACAGCCGGGCCGGCGAGCCGGCGGCGGGCGAGGGGCCCCGCAAGGCGCTCGGGGGCCCCCTCACCGAGGACCAGCAGAGCCGGCTCAGCGATGAGATTGAGAAGAAGTGGTTAGAACTGGAGAGGCTGCCCCTGAGGGAGAGCAAACGGGTGCCCCTGACGGCTCTGCTCCCCCAGAGCAAAGGGGAGCACAAGGGGCCTCCCGGAGACTCGACCGAGGCCCTGGAGAAGGAG GTCCAGTCCCTGCGGGCTCAGCTGGAGTCCTGTCGTCTTCGAGGGGATGGTTCCCGGGACCCACCCAAACCTCACGAGGATGGCCACATCCCCCGGGGCTTTATCTCCCAG GAAGCATGTGAGCGGAGCCTAGCGGAGATGGAGTCATCCCACCAGCAGGTGATGGAAGAGTTGCAGCGGCATCACCAGCGAGAACTGGAGCGGCTACAGCAGGAGAAGGAATGGCTTTTGGCGGAGGAGACAGCAGCCACAGCCTCTG CCATTGAGGCCATGAAGAAAGCCTTTAAGGAAGAGCTCAACAAGGAGCTGGGAAAGACGAGAAGTCTTCAGCAAGGCCCAGAGAGTCTCCGGAAACAGCACCA GTCTGACGTGGATTCTCTGAAGCGAGAATTGCAGGTTCTCTCGGAGCAATACTCCCAGAAGTGCTTGGAGATCGGAGACCTGACCCGCCAGGCTGAGGAACGGGAGCGCATCTTGCAGCATTGTCAGCAGGAAGGCAAGGGGCTGCTGAGGCAGAACCAG GAACTTCACTCACGCCTTTCAGAAGAGATCGGCCAATTAAGAAACTTCATCGCCTCCCAGGCCTCGAGCGAAGGCCACGGGCGAAACAACGAGAGGAACTCCTACGAACTGAAG ATGCTCCTCCGGGTGAAGGAGAACGAGCTTCAGTACCTGAAGAAGGAAGTTCAGTGCCTCCGGGACGAGCTGCAGATGATATACAAG GACAAGCGCTTTGCCTCAGGGAAGTACCAGGATGTCTACGTGGAGCTGAACCATATCAAGACCCGGTCAGAGTGGGAGATCGAGCAACTGAAGGAACACCTCCGCCTGGCCATGGCTGCGCTCCGAGAAAAGGAGTCGCTGCGCAACAATCTGGACAACTAG
- the TRIOBP gene encoding TRIO and F-actin-binding protein isoform X7 has product MMTPDLLNFKKGWMSILDEPGEWKKHWFVLTDSSLKYYRDSNAEEADELDGEIDLRSCTDVTEFPVQRNYGFQIHTKEAIFTLSAMTSGIRRNWIEALRKTVRPASAPDVTKLSDSNKENTIHGYSSQKGSSRAEEQRPAPEVIGRSTGRKADGPRQSFDYVELSPLHQGAPQRRGGSVRGAKQEELERDLAQRSEERRKWFEASNSRAGEPAAGEGPRKALGGPLTEDQQSRLSDEIEKKWLELERLPLRESKRVPLTALLPQSKGEHKGPPGDSTEALEKEVQSLRAQLESCRLRGDGSRDPPKPHEDGHIPRGFISQEACERSLAEMESSHQQVMEELQRHHQRELERLQQEKEWLLAEETAATASAIEAMKKAFKEELNKELGKTRSLQQGPESLRKQHQSDVDSLKRELQVLSEQYSQKCLEIGDLTRQAEERERILQHCQQEGKGLLRQNQELHSRLSEEIGQLRNFIASQASSEGHGRNNERNSYELKMLLRVKENELQYLKKEVQCLRDELQMIYKDKRFASGKYQDVYVELNHIKTRSEWEIEQLKEHLRLAMAALREKESLRNNLDN; this is encoded by the exons TGGAAGAAGCACTGGTTTGTGTTGACTGACTCCAGCCTCAAGTATTACCGGGACTCAAATGCCGAGGAG GCTGATGAGCTGGACGGAGAGATCGACCTGCGTTCCTGCACCGATGTGACTGAGTTCCCCGTCCAGCGCAACTATGGCTTCCAGATCCAC ACCAAAGAAGCCATCTTCACGCTGTCGGCCATGACGTCGGGCATCCGCAGGAACTGGATTGAGGCCCTGAGGAAGACGGTGCGGCCAGCCAGTGCCCCCGATGTCACCAA GCTGTCCGACAGCAACAAGGAGAACACCATCCACGGCTACAGCTCCCAGAAGGGCTCGTCCAGGGCCGAGGAGCAGCGTCCGGCCCCGGAAGTCATCGGCCGGAGCACCGGCCGGAAGGCGGACGGGCCGCGCCAGTCCTTCGACTACGTGGAGCTCTCCCCGCTGCACCAGGGCGCGCCGCAGCGCCGGGGGGGCAGCGTGCGGGGGGCCAAGCAGGAGGAGCTGGAGCGGGACCTGGCCCAGCGCTCCGAGGAGCGCCGCAAGTGGTTCGAGGCGAGCAACAGCCGGGCCGGCGAGCCGGCGGCGGGCGAGGGGCCCCGCAAGGCGCTCGGGGGCCCCCTCACCGAGGACCAGCAGAGCCGGCTCAGCGATGAGATTGAGAAGAAGTGGTTAGAACTGGAGAGGCTGCCCCTGAGGGAGAGCAAACGGGTGCCCCTGACGGCTCTGCTCCCCCAGAGCAAAGGGGAGCACAAGGGGCCTCCCGGAGACTCGACCGAGGCCCTGGAGAAGGAG GTCCAGTCCCTGCGGGCTCAGCTGGAGTCCTGTCGTCTTCGAGGGGATGGTTCCCGGGACCCACCCAAACCTCACGAGGATGGCCACATCCCCCGGGGCTTTATCTCCCAG GAAGCATGTGAGCGGAGCCTAGCGGAGATGGAGTCATCCCACCAGCAGGTGATGGAAGAGTTGCAGCGGCATCACCAGCGAGAACTGGAGCGGCTACAGCAGGAGAAGGAATGGCTTTTGGCGGAGGAGACAGCAGCCACAGCCTCTG CCATTGAGGCCATGAAGAAAGCCTTTAAGGAAGAGCTCAACAAGGAGCTGGGAAAGACGAGAAGTCTTCAGCAAGGCCCAGAGAGTCTCCGGAAACAGCACCA GTCTGACGTGGATTCTCTGAAGCGAGAATTGCAGGTTCTCTCGGAGCAATACTCCCAGAAGTGCTTGGAGATCGGAGACCTGACCCGCCAGGCTGAGGAACGGGAGCGCATCTTGCAGCATTGTCAGCAGGAAGGCAAGGGGCTGCTGAGGCAGAACCAG GAACTTCACTCACGCCTTTCAGAAGAGATCGGCCAATTAAGAAACTTCATCGCCTCCCAGGCCTCGAGCGAAGGCCACGGGCGAAACAACGAGAGGAACTCCTACGAACTGAAG ATGCTCCTCCGGGTGAAGGAGAACGAGCTTCAGTACCTGAAGAAGGAAGTTCAGTGCCTCCGGGACGAGCTGCAGATGATATACAAG GACAAGCGCTTTGCCTCAGGGAAGTACCAGGATGTCTACGTGGAGCTGAACCATATCAAGACCCGGTCAGAGTGGGAGATCGAGCAACTGAAGGAACACCTCCGCCTGGCCATGGCTGCGCTCCGAGAAAAGGAGTCGCTGCGCAACAATCTGGACAACTAG
- the TRIOBP gene encoding TRIO and F-actin-binding protein isoform X5: protein MWQVGAPGPLAGPISGNNSQPDLLNFKKGWMSILDEPGEWKKHWFVLTDSSLKYYRDSNAEEADELDGEIDLRSCTDVTEFPVQRNYGFQIHTKEAIFTLSAMTSGIRRNWIEALRKTVRPASAPDVTKLSDSNKENTIHGYSSQKGSSRAEEQRPAPEVIGRSTGRKADGPRQSFDYVELSPLHQGAPQRRGGSVRGAKQEELERDLAQRSEERRKWFEASNSRAGEPAAGEGPRKALGGPLTEDQQSRLSDEIEKKWLELERLPLRESKRVPLTALLPQSKGEHKGPPGDSTEALEKEVQSLRAQLESCRLRGDGSRDPPKPHEDGHIPRGFISQEACERSLAEMESSHQQVMEELQRHHQRELERLQQEKEWLLAEETAATASAIEAMKKAFKEELNKELGKTRSLQQGPESLRKQHQSDVDSLKRELQVLSEQYSQKCLEIGDLTRQAEERERILQHCQQEGKGLLRQNQELHSRLSEEIGQLRNFIASQASSEGHGRNNERNSYELKMLLRVKENELQYLKKEVQCLRDELQMIYKDKRFASGKYQDVYVELNHIKTRSEWEIEQLKEHLRLAMAALREKESLRNNLDN, encoded by the exons TGGAAGAAGCACTGGTTTGTGTTGACTGACTCCAGCCTCAAGTATTACCGGGACTCAAATGCCGAGGAG GCTGATGAGCTGGACGGAGAGATCGACCTGCGTTCCTGCACCGATGTGACTGAGTTCCCCGTCCAGCGCAACTATGGCTTCCAGATCCAC ACCAAAGAAGCCATCTTCACGCTGTCGGCCATGACGTCGGGCATCCGCAGGAACTGGATTGAGGCCCTGAGGAAGACGGTGCGGCCAGCCAGTGCCCCCGATGTCACCAA GCTGTCCGACAGCAACAAGGAGAACACCATCCACGGCTACAGCTCCCAGAAGGGCTCGTCCAGGGCCGAGGAGCAGCGTCCGGCCCCGGAAGTCATCGGCCGGAGCACCGGCCGGAAGGCGGACGGGCCGCGCCAGTCCTTCGACTACGTGGAGCTCTCCCCGCTGCACCAGGGCGCGCCGCAGCGCCGGGGGGGCAGCGTGCGGGGGGCCAAGCAGGAGGAGCTGGAGCGGGACCTGGCCCAGCGCTCCGAGGAGCGCCGCAAGTGGTTCGAGGCGAGCAACAGCCGGGCCGGCGAGCCGGCGGCGGGCGAGGGGCCCCGCAAGGCGCTCGGGGGCCCCCTCACCGAGGACCAGCAGAGCCGGCTCAGCGATGAGATTGAGAAGAAGTGGTTAGAACTGGAGAGGCTGCCCCTGAGGGAGAGCAAACGGGTGCCCCTGACGGCTCTGCTCCCCCAGAGCAAAGGGGAGCACAAGGGGCCTCCCGGAGACTCGACCGAGGCCCTGGAGAAGGAG GTCCAGTCCCTGCGGGCTCAGCTGGAGTCCTGTCGTCTTCGAGGGGATGGTTCCCGGGACCCACCCAAACCTCACGAGGATGGCCACATCCCCCGGGGCTTTATCTCCCAG GAAGCATGTGAGCGGAGCCTAGCGGAGATGGAGTCATCCCACCAGCAGGTGATGGAAGAGTTGCAGCGGCATCACCAGCGAGAACTGGAGCGGCTACAGCAGGAGAAGGAATGGCTTTTGGCGGAGGAGACAGCAGCCACAGCCTCTG CCATTGAGGCCATGAAGAAAGCCTTTAAGGAAGAGCTCAACAAGGAGCTGGGAAAGACGAGAAGTCTTCAGCAAGGCCCAGAGAGTCTCCGGAAACAGCACCA GTCTGACGTGGATTCTCTGAAGCGAGAATTGCAGGTTCTCTCGGAGCAATACTCCCAGAAGTGCTTGGAGATCGGAGACCTGACCCGCCAGGCTGAGGAACGGGAGCGCATCTTGCAGCATTGTCAGCAGGAAGGCAAGGGGCTGCTGAGGCAGAACCAG GAACTTCACTCACGCCTTTCAGAAGAGATCGGCCAATTAAGAAACTTCATCGCCTCCCAGGCCTCGAGCGAAGGCCACGGGCGAAACAACGAGAGGAACTCCTACGAACTGAAG ATGCTCCTCCGGGTGAAGGAGAACGAGCTTCAGTACCTGAAGAAGGAAGTTCAGTGCCTCCGGGACGAGCTGCAGATGATATACAAG GACAAGCGCTTTGCCTCAGGGAAGTACCAGGATGTCTACGTGGAGCTGAACCATATCAAGACCCGGTCAGAGTGGGAGATCGAGCAACTGAAGGAACACCTCCGCCTGGCCATGGCTGCGCTCCGAGAAAAGGAGTCGCTGCGCAACAATCTGGACAACTAG